The Phragmites australis chromosome 13, lpPhrAust1.1, whole genome shotgun sequence DNA window CAGATAAAGCTAAGCTAATTTTTCCCGTACCTTAGTCACACAGTAAAATGTCTTTCCAGATGCCCATATTCTGCGACCGATGATATACTCCCTGTCGCTGCAGAAGAAGGGGAACTGCACAGCAGAACCATACATTATAAGCAAACATATAGTTCACCGGTGCAATAATCAACATCAGAGATATCATGCAAAGAACTCACCTTCCTGACCCACCGGACAACCATTGTTCCAGTCTCGGTGCACTCCTCCAGTGTCTCATGCTGAAGAAGCATGTCGTCCCAACAGTTCTTAATCCGAAATTCATCATCCCAGAAGAAATCCCTGACAACCTCTGGAGATGCATCCTCGAAGATAGTGCTGCTGCGGTACTGTGGTGGGCCATTCTGGAATGAAACAAGCCACCCAAACACATCAGTTCTCAGCTCTTGCATCTTCCATACACATAATACACTAAAACTCACACAACTCTATTCCAGGTACACCTAATCATAAGGAACATTTGTCTGACTCGTAATCGGGAAACACCGCAACTAATGTAAATTTGAAAAGGCTGCATACATGTCCGACTGAATTCTAAGCATTCAACCCCATATTTCTAAATCAATCTTAGATAGGTCACATGTCAAATTCTTCGATTATACACTTGTTCAAGTCAGACTAGAACTCTAGCTAAATCTTTGAAGGCAGACTGCTACATACCTCTGGGTCTCTCCGCCAGGCTTGGTACCTCATCGTCGGCAGCGTGCGCTCCATCATGTGAATCCACGACGGCCCACCGTCCTTCTCCTCCACCAGCCGCCAGAGGTACATCAAGTCACCGTTGTTCACCGCCAATTGCTCCTCTGGCCCCGCAGCTGGCACCTCCGTTCTGCTCGTATCAACGCAGCACATCCTTTACCCACAATTCAGGCAAAATCGCAAGAACCAGCAAATCCAACGAACACCTCACCTCGGCACGATGGCCGCTGCGTCGCGGGAAGAGacctcggcggcggtggcggtgcgaACCGGCAGAGGCGGCGCAGGAAGCTGGGCCGTCTGCTGCCCGTTCTCGCCGACGACGACCCCGGCCCACCTCGGGCGCCACACCCAGCCGATGAGCAGCCCGACGAGCGCGGCGACCCAGAGCGGAGCCGCAAGGGCGGCAAGCTCCATGGCGGCACCACCGAGGCTCTGCTGCCGGAAGATCCCCATCAACAGATCGGCAAGCGACGACATCTCCTCCAACTGATTCAGCCACAGACGGACAGACCCTTCAAAAGGATACGACCTTCCTGACCAATTCGCCGCAGAAACCTCAAATTCCCAACAGACTAATTCACCTTAAGAATCGATCTCCGCGGACGGAGAACACAAGAGAAGAGTTTTGGGTATAAGAATCAGCCTCTCACTCGCACCAAAATCTCTCTCTGTTCTGGATGCCCGGTAATGGGGAGCGGACTCACTCGCACAAACACGTGCTGCCTCCTCTTCTTGTGGACTGCCAGTGGGCAAGCGAAAGGATAACGAGCAGCAGGAGGAATGGAGCCGGAAAAACCGAGAGGCTTGGGCCGGGGGCGCGGAAcgtgtggtggtggaggaggcgggAGGTGCGTGGGGGATAAGGATTGGCGTCTCTCGCGGCCTCGGGCTCCGCCAAAAACCGTCGAGATTTTGTTTCGATTCGCGGcggagagaaaaaagaattgaacggaggaggaagaagacaagaTGGGTTGCCGATGGCGAGAGGCTCCGGGTAGATATAGGTGTGCGGCAGAGAGTGGGTGGAGTCGCGAGGTGGGACTGGGACTATCCTGCT harbors:
- the LOC133889677 gene encoding uncharacterized protein LOC133889677, producing MSSLADLLMGIFRQQSLGGAAMELAALAAPLWVAALVGLLIGWVWRPRWAGVVVGENGQQTAQLPAPPLPVRTATAAEVSSRDAAAIVPRTEVPAAGPEEQLAVNNGDLMYLWRLVEEKDGGPSWIHMMERTLPTMRYQAWRRDPENGPPQYRSSTIFEDASPEVVRDFFWDDEFRIKNCWDDMLLQHETLEECTETGTMVVRWVRKFPFFCSDREYIIGRRIWASGKTFYCVTKGVPRPSVPRQNKPRRVDLYYSSWCIRPVESRKGDGAMTACEVLLFHQEDMGIPSEIAKFGIRQGMWGCVKKIEPGLRAYQVARTAGEPLSKCAALAHVTTKFNADELITEDNNEASSTSINIEVEKPKHWTCNIPKVLMIGGAVALACTFDRGLLTKAVIFGTARRFAGPGRGDR